The DNA region GACACGGTCATGGGTGATCCTTCTGCGGAAGGATGACACCCACTCTTGGTGATCATCCCGGCTCGCTCCTGAAGGAGAATAGTTTGTGAACTTCAAAGCTCCTCTTGAGATATGAATGTGAGATCACACCAGTAGACTCTATCTTAGCTAGAAGGTAAAGCTGACGAATCCCGACAGGATATTCAGCAGCAACCTTTACAGGCCGCACAGCCACTGTAACAAATCAAAAGAAAGGAGACCAAATGCCACAGCAAACACTACTTCAAAAACTGGATGAGGCTCTGGCACGCGTTAGATTGCTTGAGAGAGAAAAGGATGAGGCAATTACACGTGCTCGATCGCTGGAACATGATGCCAAGGAACTCAGAGGGTTAATAGCACTCGCAGAATCAAAGGCCGAGGAAATACTCAGGCCCGCATCAGCCACTTCAGCCCCCGAAGATAGTAAATTCCCCACAACCGGTAAAGGGTTGCAGGAGCTGGTTGAAGAGGGAGCAATCAGGAATCAGGGTGACCTCAAACGACGTTACCCTTAAGGCTACCCTGCCTGCGTGAGTCCATGGTAGGCCAACGTATCAGTTTGTCAGTAATGAAACCGCTTCAAGGTGACGGCGGGGAAGCATAGGCCTTCTATGCTGTGGCATTTATGAAGTCTCTTACTAATGGGCAAGCAGGAACGGGGCTGAAACAGTAGGGGCACCAGAGAGACAGGCCTGCACTACAATTCCACAATGCGGACCTGGGCTTCACTTGACATAATATCGAGCAGGGCCACAGTCCCAGGCCCACAACGATAGTTGAGGAACGTGGGGCTGCCAGGGTTGACCATCAGAACCCGGTCATGTCGCTCTACGATGGTGCAATGATCATGACCGAATACTACAATGTCAGGGACATTGTAGTCACTTCCAACCCTAAGGGTCCCTGAACGCCATGACGCCACGGGGTATGGATAGGGCATTTCATGAATGAGCCATATTGTATGGTTCTCCAGCTTCAAGACGTGCTTCCACTTCACGCGCTCGTCTCT from Chloroflexota bacterium includes:
- a CDS encoding metallophosphoesterase family protein, which translates into the protein MHIGLLSDTHIPDDASELPHSIKHVFDGVDLILHAGDIYTSSVLDELSAIAPVLAARGDDDSGEVLRDERVKWKHVLKLENHTIWLIHEMPYPYPVASWRSGTLRVGSDYNVPDIVVFGHDHCTIVERHDRVLMVNPGSPTFLNYRCGPGTVALLDIMSSEAQVRIVEL